GTCAATCAAGTTTTTACCCCAGGATGCTCGCAAACATGAGGCGATGGTCGCGCTTGACGGTGGTGTGGACGGTCTGGATGTTTTGCTAAGGGTGGCTACTGACGCAGCACTCTGGTTGGCACCCGGGGGTCATTTACTGGTCGAGACTAGCCGGAGACAGGCATTGCAAACTATTGAGATATTTGCAAAAAACGGGCTAATCCCACAGGTTGCTAATAATGACGAACTGGATGCTACTGCCGTCATCGGAACAATGCCTTCCCTCTAGATCGTACCCGTAATTCTAACTCTTCCGTATATGAGATTGGATACTATTTGGCAGGGAGTTAGTAGCTGGTTTGGGAAAAACTAGTCTTATTCAACCACCATTGAATACGGAAAATGGCAAAACTAAAATAGACGCATTTTGGTCGTTATTTAATGAGGAGAACGTCTGATTTCTTAGTTATTTAAAAGTAGATTGACATGATTAAGATGCTTCAGATTCTATTAAAAGTATTATTTCATTGCAGGTATTTCGTGCAAAATATAGAATTGATAACTTATGTTTCTAATAAAGTAGCAAGAAGGGAGGCGTGTTTGGAATGGGAAGGGTAACTGGATTCGAACTAAGCAGCCAAGAACCTGAGAAGGCTGCGGAATTTTATTCTAAAGTTTTCGGTTGGGAAATTGCAGAGCCTCACTGGGATTATTGGGCTGTTTCGACTGGAAAAGATGTCAAGCCTGGCATTGACGGAGGAATCGGTAAAGGACCATATGATTATCCTCATGGAACTCGTATTCAAATCGAAGTCGATTCAATTGATGAGGCTATTTCTACTGCTAAAAAAAATGGTGCAATGATTGTGAGAGATAAAATGGAGTTTGATGATTTCTTTCTTGCCTACCTTGTAGACCCAGTTGGAATTGGTTTTGGTCTTATTCAAAAAAAATAAGCAAAGGGTTATAAAGGGAATCCTTCACTTGGAGATTCCCCTAAATTGTGATCTTGGATATTAAATCGAATTCAAATTTTGTACGTTCCAGCTGACAAATTTGTTGGCATCTTTTTTATTTCATTGACGGCAGGACATTCTGATTAAATAAAAAAAGGAGCCAGGAGGCCCCCAAAAAAACACTCATTACATCAAACGCTTAAATGAATCTGCCTCTCCGTCCGAATCCTAAACGTCTTCTTCTTTCTATCTCGATTTCAATTTCAATTCGTCTTCTTCTTGCTTCGATTTCAATTTCAATTTCAATAGGGACAAAACGTCTTCTTCGAAAAAACAAATCTCTTCGACCAAATCCCCCGAATCCGAGTGTCATTAATTTCCTCCCCCCTTCAATAGAGGAATATACTCAATAGGAGAAATTAACTTTAAATTTTCCCTTCGTCCTACCAAGTTATTAAATGAAAGAAGTACCTACGATGATAAGCAGAATGAACAATACAACGATTAATACAAAAGTGCTGCCGCCGCCGTATCCGCCGCCATATCCGCCGCCATAACCATAACACATATCTTTTCACCACCCTTTAGCATATTTGAAGAAAGACCTCTTCACTATTTATATATATTTCAAAATTCAATAGTTGATTGGACAACAATCATTATGGTAGAACAAAATCAAACATTTTTTTTATCAATGAGAAAAACTGGGGTAAAAGAATCAAAAAGCTACAAATAATTTAGGGTAAGGGGGTATTCACTTGTTTTAAAATACTCCTTTATGGTTTCACGGAAGACCTGAAATAGTGAAACAAACGACAGTGTAGGTAAGAGAAGGATTAAAATAACATAAAAAAGAACTTGGAAACTCTCCAAGCTCTTCTTTAGCACCGGAAAAATATGAGATTAAACGAAACACGCTTTTTCTGTGGTTTTACGCTGATAATGTTTTCTCATTATTTTCAGTTGCGCTTTTATCATCTTTCATTCGGCTGAAGATCGTTGCTAGGATCGGCCCCGAAATGTTATGCCATACACTAAAAATGGCACTTGGTACCGCTGCTAAAGGGGAGAAATGTGCGGCTGCAATGGCAGCACCTAAGCCTGAGTTTTGCATTCCAACCTCAATGGCCACAGCTTTTTTCTTTGGTAAGTCCATTTTAAAGATTCTTCCAAACGTATATCCCAATAAATAACCAAGACAGTTATGTAGGACAACGACAGCAAAAATAATTAATCCAGTTTTCGCAATCGACTGCTGGTTAGCAGAAACAACCGCTGCTACGATAGCAACTATTGCAATTATGGAAACAAGCGGAAGAACCTTCACGCTAGCTTGTGCTTGTTTATTTAGTAATTTTTTCACCACTACTCCAAGAACAATCGGTATTAGAACGATTTTTACAATTGAAAGGAATAGTCCGCTAGGATTAACAGGGATCCATTCGCTTGCAAGGAATAGAATAAGTGCAGGTGTAACAAGTGGAGCAAGAATCGTTGTAATCGAGGTTATCGTCACACTTAAAGCGACATCGCCTTTAGAAAGGAATGTCATCACGTTAGATGCTGTACCTCCAGGACAGCATCCTACTAAAATAACCCCAACCGCAATTTCCGGTGAAAGCTGGAGACCTTTTGCCAGTAAAAAAGCGAGCAGAGGCATGATTAAAAATTGACCGACAACGCCGATTGCTACATCCTTAGGCCGCTTGATTACTTCTTTAAAATCATTTGCGGATAGTGTTAAACCCATACCAAACATAATGATTCCAAGTAAAAGTGAAATGTGGGGAGCAATCCAGGTAAAGGTAGCGGGAAATAAAAAGGCAAGGACCGCAAATACTAATACCCAGATGGCAAAAGTATTGCTAACAAATTGACTTACACGTTCTAAAGTTTTCAATGTTTTCACCTCAGTAAGATTATTTCGTAATGCTAAGTATTATAGGGTAATATTTCAATAAACACAATAGTTTGAAAATTATTTTTTTACAAAAGCAAAGCGTCTAATCCTAAACGCATTAATTCGGTACTGTGATGAAGAAGTTGTGGTTGCTATAGGGGGGTTTTGTCTTAGAGAAGGAGAATTAAGGACAGATCACGTGGAAAGTGAACGAGATTAGTCCTTCATAAGAGTAATGAAGGCCAGAACAGGTAGAAAACCAAAGAGATTAGTCCTTTATAAAGACAATGAAGGCCAGATCGGGTGGAAGTCCAAAGAGATTAGTCCTTCATAAGGACTATGAAGCCCAGAACAGGTAGAAAACCAAAGAGATTAGTCCTTCATAAAGGCAATGAAGGCCAGAACAGGTGGAAAACCAAAGAGATTAGTCCTTCATAAGGACTATGAAGGCTAGATCAGGTGGAAAACCAAAGAGATTAGTCCTTCATAAAGGCAATGAA
The DNA window shown above is from Neobacillus sp. WH10 and carries:
- a CDS encoding VOC family protein; translated protein: MGRVTGFELSSQEPEKAAEFYSKVFGWEIAEPHWDYWAVSTGKDVKPGIDGGIGKGPYDYPHGTRIQIEVDSIDEAISTAKKNGAMIVRDKMEFDDFFLAYLVDPVGIGFGLIQKK
- a CDS encoding YjcZ family sporulation protein translates to MCYGYGGGYGGGYGGGSTFVLIVVLFILLIIVGTSFI
- a CDS encoding bile acid:sodium symporter family protein, producing the protein MKTLERVSQFVSNTFAIWVLVFAVLAFLFPATFTWIAPHISLLLGIIMFGMGLTLSANDFKEVIKRPKDVAIGVVGQFLIMPLLAFLLAKGLQLSPEIAVGVILVGCCPGGTASNVMTFLSKGDVALSVTITSITTILAPLVTPALILFLASEWIPVNPSGLFLSIVKIVLIPIVLGVVVKKLLNKQAQASVKVLPLVSIIAIVAIVAAVVSANQQSIAKTGLIIFAVVVLHNCLGYLLGYTFGRIFKMDLPKKKAVAIEVGMQNSGLGAAIAAAHFSPLAAVPSAIFSVWHNISGPILATIFSRMKDDKSATENNEKTLSA